The Candidatus Manganitrophaceae bacterium genome contains a region encoding:
- the glnD gene encoding [protein-PII] uridylyltransferase translates to MEQTQSKVLAELQKVFDGKYQEIRSYHHQGGGGSQTGEALTNLADSIVLKAVHFIDPGLAEEWNGALIAIGGYGRAELSPGSDIDLMFLCPVEDRKEAEPLASELLCLLWDLGYKVGHSFRTTEECIDLARQDQVIGNSLLESRRLLGNRPLFKSFREQFFLKVVDKNLKVFLHHLESERDTRHAKFGPTPFLIEPNLKESPGGLRDVHFLKWVASARYRTDNLPQIHQWGHLSNIEYTSLKTAHDFLWKVRNHLHFMDGKASDYLAIDLQEEIAPFFNFKDRREFMRRYYIETGRIFEISKRFAREASPVSRYQKLRRAWNTRVLTPGFQLISGEISIQSPKPFHFLEEDSNILRLFLYAKEFSARIADPLLEVISQISEKKQETPLSSDAIPLFRELLSKPGDIALTLRIMHRTRLLWRIIPEFSRVHCLVQESPSHAFTVDEHSIRALEEAEGLLDEKGLLHEVYIGLRKKDILHLALLLHDIGKGKGKDHSRVGAEIAEEAATLLGYGGEEKDLLIFLVRRHLIFSEVALYRDFSNEPVLLEFTREVSSPDTLRNLFILTVADIRAVGPGRWTSWKGDLLSKLYREALVLLAGKEKESKQKKVESTRALIPGSAKGEFPVAWLEEILPQLPPRYLLKTPIEKILIDLSSLKQLNADPVRIDARALPSRGVTEYTLYTYRKISRGIFSKITGVLTAKGLKILAAQVYTLPNGMIIDTFQVVDPDYPGLFPGDRSSGILEEIKKVLRGDEKVEVLLSKNNRFQRKKRPVPLPQPVRVELDNHSSQTYTVIDLYAPDRRGLLYVISKSIFDAGLTICAAKIATRLDQVVDIFYVTDSDEKKLTDPEKIKSIRTFLKDQIEANLSSEKN, encoded by the coding sequence ATGGAACAGACCCAGAGCAAAGTTCTGGCTGAACTTCAAAAGGTATTTGACGGTAAATATCAGGAAATTCGTTCCTATCATCATCAGGGCGGTGGAGGAAGTCAGACCGGGGAAGCGCTCACCAATCTGGCGGATTCTATTGTTTTAAAGGCGGTCCATTTCATCGATCCGGGTCTGGCAGAGGAGTGGAATGGGGCCTTGATCGCCATTGGGGGCTATGGCCGGGCTGAACTCTCACCGGGTTCTGATATCGATCTGATGTTTCTATGTCCGGTCGAAGACAGGAAAGAAGCCGAACCTCTAGCATCCGAACTCCTCTGTCTCCTGTGGGACCTGGGGTATAAGGTCGGTCACAGTTTCAGGACCACTGAGGAGTGTATCGACCTTGCACGACAGGATCAGGTGATTGGAAACTCGCTCTTGGAATCGCGGCGTCTTCTCGGGAACCGCCCCCTGTTTAAGTCCTTCCGTGAGCAGTTTTTCTTAAAAGTGGTCGATAAGAATCTCAAGGTGTTTCTGCATCACCTGGAATCGGAAAGGGACACAAGACATGCCAAGTTTGGGCCAACTCCTTTTCTCATCGAACCCAATCTCAAGGAGAGTCCAGGAGGATTACGAGATGTCCATTTTCTGAAATGGGTCGCCTCCGCACGCTATCGGACGGACAACCTCCCTCAGATTCACCAGTGGGGACACCTGTCTAACATAGAATATACCAGTCTGAAAACAGCACATGATTTTCTCTGGAAGGTTCGAAATCACCTCCATTTTATGGATGGAAAAGCCTCTGACTATCTGGCGATTGATTTGCAGGAAGAGATTGCCCCATTTTTCAATTTCAAAGATCGTCGTGAGTTTATGCGGCGTTACTATATTGAAACGGGAAGGATCTTCGAAATATCGAAACGTTTCGCCCGGGAAGCCTCCCCCGTCAGTCGATACCAGAAATTGCGGCGGGCCTGGAATACGCGTGTTCTCACGCCTGGGTTTCAGTTGATCTCCGGGGAGATTTCGATCCAATCACCCAAACCCTTCCATTTTCTGGAGGAAGACAGCAATATCCTGAGGCTCTTTCTTTACGCAAAGGAATTCTCGGCCCGGATTGCTGATCCGCTTTTAGAGGTTATCTCCCAGATTTCTGAAAAAAAACAGGAGACTCCCCTCTCATCCGATGCCATTCCCCTGTTTCGGGAACTCCTGTCCAAACCAGGAGATATTGCGCTTACCTTAAGAATCATGCACCGTACACGCCTTTTGTGGAGAATTATTCCAGAATTTTCCAGGGTGCACTGCTTGGTACAAGAGAGTCCATCACATGCCTTTACAGTGGATGAGCATAGCATCCGGGCTTTAGAGGAGGCAGAGGGTCTTCTGGATGAAAAAGGTCTTCTCCATGAGGTTTACATCGGCCTTCGGAAGAAAGATATCCTTCACCTGGCCCTCCTTCTCCATGACATTGGCAAGGGAAAAGGAAAGGATCACAGTCGGGTGGGTGCAGAGATCGCTGAGGAGGCGGCGACCCTTCTTGGCTACGGGGGAGAAGAGAAGGACTTGCTCATTTTCCTCGTTCGCCGGCATCTTATTTTCTCAGAAGTTGCCCTCTACCGTGATTTTTCAAACGAACCGGTCCTCCTCGAGTTCACCAGGGAGGTTTCCTCTCCAGATACCCTCCGAAATCTTTTCATCTTAACCGTTGCGGATATTCGGGCGGTTGGCCCGGGAAGGTGGACCAGTTGGAAAGGAGACCTCCTGAGCAAACTTTACCGTGAGGCCCTGGTCCTTCTGGCTGGAAAAGAAAAAGAATCAAAACAAAAAAAAGTTGAATCAACTCGGGCGCTTATTCCGGGGTCGGCGAAAGGGGAGTTCCCGGTGGCGTGGCTGGAGGAAATCCTCCCTCAGTTGCCACCCCGTTATTTGTTGAAAACCCCCATAGAGAAGATCCTGATTGACTTGTCATCCCTCAAACAACTCAACGCTGACCCTGTCCGGATCGATGCACGAGCACTTCCCAGTAGAGGGGTCACAGAATATACCTTATACACGTACCGTAAGATTTCACGTGGTATCTTCTCAAAGATAACAGGTGTTCTTACAGCCAAAGGACTGAAAATCCTGGCGGCCCAGGTTTATACGTTACCGAACGGAATGATCATCGATACCTTTCAGGTTGTTGATCCGGATTACCCAGGTCTGTTTCCGGGTGATCGGTCCTCGGGTATTCTGGAAGAGATCAAGAAGGTCCTGCGAGGAGACGAAAAGGTAGAAGTACTTCTTTCAAAAAACAATCGCTTTCAGCGTAAAAAGAGACCTGTCCCTTTGCCCCAACCGGTTCGCGTGGAACTGGATAATCATAGCTCACAAACCTACACCGTGATTGATCTCTATGCTCCTGATCGGCGAGGGCTCCTCTATGTCATCTCAAAGTCAATCTTTGATGCCGGCCTGACCATTTGTGCTGCAAAGATTGCAACACGCCTGGATCAAGTGGTCGATATTTTTTACGTGACCGATTCTGATGAGAAAAAGTTGACGGATCCGGAAAAAATAAAATCCATTCGGACATTTTTAAAAGATCAGATTGAGGCAAATCTCTCCTCGGAAAAAAACTGA
- the folB gene encoding dihydroneopterin aldolase, whose amino-acid sequence MNSIYQIEFHGHCGITEAERSVGQHLSVDIALPCDFKKAAETDRLEETIDYDRLSSEISKLGRGQAVHLIKTLAEKIAEKVLENRQVHSVRIRLKKYLRLRNDTGRGRR is encoded by the coding sequence ATAAACTCGATTTATCAGATTGAGTTTCACGGACATTGCGGCATTACGGAGGCTGAGCGGTCGGTCGGCCAACACCTTTCGGTTGATATCGCTTTGCCTTGCGATTTCAAAAAGGCTGCCGAGACCGATCGTCTGGAAGAAACGATCGATTATGACCGTCTGAGTTCTGAAATTTCAAAACTGGGAAGGGGACAAGCGGTCCACCTGATTAAAACCCTGGCTGAAAAAATCGCGGAGAAGGTTCTGGAAAATAGACAGGTGCATTCGGTTCGTATTCGTCTTAAAAAATATCTCCGCCTGCGAAACGATACGGGGAGGGGTCGTCGTTGA
- a CDS encoding (2Fe-2S) ferredoxin domain-containing protein, translating to MPGFHHLFVCTGPNCRQDGAEETLQALQRTLEKENLTKKIRVTLCLCLGQCGNGPNMVIYPEGTWYAGLDEKVVEDLVQKHLIGGEILPHLLSVPSDG from the coding sequence GTGCCCGGATTTCACCATCTGTTTGTCTGTACCGGCCCCAACTGCCGTCAGGATGGGGCCGAAGAGACCTTGCAGGCCCTTCAAAGGACACTTGAGAAAGAAAACCTGACAAAAAAGATTCGTGTTACCCTCTGCCTTTGCCTCGGCCAATGCGGCAATGGCCCCAACATGGTCATCTATCCTGAAGGGACATGGTATGCGGGCCTGGATGAGAAAGTGGTTGAGGACCTGGTTCAAAAACACCTTATAGGGGGGGAAATCCTTCCCCACCTTCTGAGCGTTCCTTCCGATGGATAA